One window from the genome of Thermoanaerobacterales bacterium encodes:
- a CDS encoding spore coat associated protein CotJA: AEAYVPIQNYDPGFDLTEALRKGTMFPSLYRPEFVVPCTSYRRYVATRFPRRMHD; encoded by the coding sequence TGGCGGAGGCTTACGTACCGATCCAGAACTACGACCCCGGTTTTGATCTCACTGAGGCTCTTCGGAAGGGGACTATGTTCCCATCCCTTTACCGCCCCGAGTTCGTCGTCCCCTGCACGTCGTACCGCCGTTACGTAGCCACCCGGTTCCCAAGGAGGATGCATGACT